A stretch of the Macaca mulatta isolate MMU2019108-1 chromosome 16, T2T-MMU8v2.0, whole genome shotgun sequence genome encodes the following:
- the LOC695755 gene encoding LOW QUALITY PROTEIN: uncharacterized protein LOC695755 (The sequence of the model RefSeq protein was modified relative to this genomic sequence to represent the inferred CDS: inserted 1 base in 1 codon; deleted 1 base in 1 codon; substituted 2 bases at 2 genomic stop codons), which produces MSHLSRQRIYSGENPFACKLCXFFSRKSNLTEHEHFYMREKPFECNKCGKAFSHKEYVIKHQNTHAGEKLFECIECGKSFSQKENLLMHQKIHTGEKSFECKDCRKAFIQKTNLIRHQRTHTGEKPFVCKECGKTFSGKSNLTEHDKMQIGEKTFKRSECGTTFVXKKYLIQHQNLHSGEKRYECNECGKAFSQQTSLILHVRIHPGDKPHKYNACGKGFLRAQSSQSSSLTVRVRSHTGEKPYGCNECGKAFSQFSTLAVHLRIHTGKKPYQWSGCGKTFSKKSHNIRHXKIHPH; this is translated from the exons ATGTCACACCTCAGCCGGCAGAGAATTTACAGTGGGGAAAACCCCTTTGCCTGTAAGCTAT TATTTTTCAGCCGCAAATCAAACCTCACTGAGCATGAGCATTTTTACATGAGAGAGAAACCTTTTGAATGTAACAAGTGTGGAAAAGCCTTTAGCCACAAGGAGTATGTCATTAAACATCAGAACACCCATGCCGGTGAGAAGCTTTTCGAATGTATTGAATGTGGAAAATCCTTTAGCCAGAAGGAAAACCTCCTTATGCACCAGaaaattcacactggagaaaaatcTTTTGAATGTAAAGATTGCAGGAAAGCTTTCATTCAGAAGACAAACCTCATCAGACaccagagaactcacacaggagagaaGCCCTTTGTATGTAAGGAGTGTGGAAAAACCTTTAGTGGTAAATCCAACCTTACTGAGCATGACAAAATGCAAATTGGAGAGAAGACTTTTAAACGTAGTGAATGTGGAACAACCTTTGTTTAGAAGAAGTACCTCATACAACATCAGAACCTTCACAGTGGAGAGAAACGCTATGAATGTAacgaatgtggaaaagccttctctCAGCAAACATCACTTATTCTACATGTGAGAATTCATCCAGGTGATAAACCTCACAAATACAATGCCTGTGGAAAAGGCTTC CTCAGAGCTCAGAGCTCTCAGAGCTCATCTCTCACAGTGCGTGTGAGAAGCCATACAGGTGAGAAGCCCTATGGttgtaatgaatgtgggaaagctttcTCTCAGTTCTCAACCCTTGCTGTGCATTTGAGAATACACACAGGTAAGAAGCCTTATCAGTGGAGCGGCTGTGGGAAAACTTTCAGCAAGAAGTCACACAACATTAGACACTAGAAAATTCATCCTCACTAA